The sequence below is a genomic window from candidate division WOR-3 bacterium.
AGTTGACGATGGCTCAAAGGATCGCACCGCGACAATTGGCAGAGAATTAAAAGTTAATGTTTTAGTGAACGAAAAAAATATGGGCAAAGGTTTCTCACTGAATCGAGGATTTCAGGAGGCTAAATCAAAGGGATTTAAAAAAGTTTTTACGCTTGATGCCGATGGCCAGCATCG
It includes:
- a CDS encoding glycosyltransferase family 2 protein is translated as MKEIGVVIPAYNAERSIRRIIEELIAAGFERSNIILVDDGSKDRTATIGRELKVNVLVNEKNMGKGFSLNRGFQEAKSKGFKKVFTLDADGQHR